Genomic window (Prosthecobacter fusiformis):
CTGCATCTCCGGTCCGATGCGGGCCACCATACCGAAATCCAGCAATGCAACACGGTTGTCCACAGTCAAAAACACATTGCCAGGATGCGGATCAGCATGGAAAACGCCCATGACCAATATCTGGTGGAGGTAAGATTTGAAAACCTCTTCCGCCAAACCCGCGCCATCGATTTCAAGCCGGGTCAGGGGATGCAGTTTGGTCACTTTGGAGCCATCCACATACTCCATCGTTAGCACACGCCCGCTGGAATAATCATCAATCGGGGCTGGGATGACGAGGCGGGTGAATTCGGCTAATTTGGTCCTCATCATGCGCATCGTCTGGGCTTCGAGGCGATAGTCCAACTCACGCAATAAGGCCTTGCGCAGCTCATTGACGATCTTGGTAAACTCAAACCGACGGCCCATGTCGGTATGCTTATCCAGAAACTCCGCAATTTCCGACAGCGCGGCCAGATCCGTGGCCACATGCTCACGCACATCCGGTCTCTGAACTTTCACCGCCACCTCCTGCCCGCTGCGCAGCACAGCATAATGAACTTGCCCCAGTGAGGCAGCCGCCATCGGAGTCTCGTCGAACGACTTGAAGGCTTTCGAAATTCTCGCTCCGATCTCGACTCCCACGATGGCTTCAACCTTCTCATAGGGGAAGGGCTTGATGTGATCTTGCAGCATACTCAGACCCTCCATGTAGGCTGGGGGTATGAAGTCTGAGCGCGTGGATAAAAGCTGCCCCAGTTTGATGAAAGTTGGACCCAGCGCTTCCAGATCTTTAGCCAATTCTTTGGCGCCTGGCGGGACCGGCGGCGGTGGAGCAAATTCCAATGGATCATCCACGATTGGAGCGTTTTTGACCAGATCGCCATGCCCATATTTAATCAGCAGACCGACGACTTGCTTGTAGCGTTTAAGATGCTCGGGATTGAGGGAGAGAGTCATACAAAAGTGAAATCGAAATGCGCCTCCTCACCGCGTGCATTCTGCAATCGACTTCCTCCATTTTTTAGTTAGACGCATCGCGGCCGTCTGATCCGATTTGGAGTGAGAAGTTGCCGTGGATTAACTTTCTGAAAGTTCAATTACCCTACTCTTGCCCCAATAACCCGTGTTGACCTGTATTTTCTATGTTTCCACTGCTCAAGCCAAAGGCTAAAACCTGGGCCAAAAGCTTGGCTCACGTCGGTCGGAATGACGAAAATCATTCCCGCTATGGATGGATGAAATTTGCAGCCACTGCTCTTTTAAGCGGTGGGGCAGCCATCATTTTTAGCAAAAACTTCCTCGAAACGGAGAAGCGAATTACTCACGATATAGACACGGATTACGGTGTGATGGATCCCGCTTTTGAACGGGTGATGAGCCACTTGATGGGGCCGCCTCTGGTTGGTGGAAACAAGGTCACCATTCTTGAAAACGGGGCCGAGTTTTTTCCGCGCATGTTGGATGCCATACGCAAGGCAAAGCACAGTGTCACTTTGGAAAGCTTTGTTTTCATCAAAGGAAAAATCTCCAAGGCTTTTGCGGATGCGCTTTGCGAAGCCGCACAACGGGGAGTTAAAGTTCACTTCCTCCAGGATGCGATGGGATGCGATTGCATCGACAGTGAATTCGTTCAGCGCATGGCCGATTGCGGCGTGGAATTGGAGATTTTCAGACGATTTAATCTGGCGCATTTTAACCATCGCACTCATCGGAAGCTCCTGATTGTGGATGGGCGTATCGGTTTCACAGGTGGTGCCGGAATCTCCGATCAATGGGATGGCAATGGAGATAAAGCCGATCATTGGCGAGACACCCAATATGAAGTGGAAGGACCTGTGGTTTCCCAGATGCAGCAGGCATTTATGGATAACTGGATGCAGACCCGCGCCCAGGTCTTGCATGGCGACCTCTACTTCCCTGAGCTATTCCCTTGTGGGGACAAAACTTGTCAGATGCTGAAAAGCTCTGTCAGCGAAGGCGCAGACAGTGCGCGTTTGATGTTTCTGCTTTCCATCGCCGCTGCCAGACATTCCATCCGCATCGTCAATCCATACTTTGTTCCTGACATGCTGGTGCTGAAGCTTTTGAAAAAAGCCCGCCAGCGAGGAGTGAGTATAGAGATCATCGCTCCTAGCAAGCGTATTGATCAGCGGCTCGTTCGGTTTGTCGGGCGTGCTCGCTGGGGCGGGCTGCTGAGGGAAGGGGTGCGTTTCTATGAGTTTCAGCCCGCCTTGCTGCACAGTAAATATTTCATTGTGGATGAGCATTGGGTCTCGGTCGGTTCCTGCAATTTGGATGACCGCTCTTTATGCTTGAATGAAGAAGCTAATTTAAACATCCTCGGCACTGACTTTGCGAGGGAGCATCTTGAGGTGTTCGAATACGACAAAGCGCAGTCCGTCGAAATCACCTGGGCGACATGGCGAAACCGTCCCCTTCAGGAAAAGCTTCTCGGTCATGTGGGCGGTATCATGCGTTCGCAAATGTAGTTAGGCTAGCGCCAGGTCGGCGATGAGTGGCAAGTGGTCGGATGCCGTACGTATTTGTTTGTCACTGGGCACCTCCACGTGCTCAACGACCAGCCTGTCATTGATAAATATGTAGTCCAGGCGCGCAAGCGGCCAGCGTGAGGGAAAGGTTGCCCGTGGCCAACGTTGCAGTGTCCAGGGCTGCACGTCATGCAACAATCGGGTGAATGCGCGATAGACCTGGGAACCTGGCAGTGCATTGAGGTCTCCACATAAGATGAATCGAGCTTGGCCTGCAGGTTCCCCCATCCACTCAGGCCCCAGAAGTGCCTGGGTCTGGGCTAGGCGCTCGTCCCACGCCAGTCCGAGGTGAGTATTGAGCAGAAAGACTTCTTCACCCTTCACGTCCAGTCTTACCAACAGCGCCCCACGGGGTTCAAATGCCAGTCGTGAGCTTGTCGTTGGCAATATACCTTTTTTGACCAGACTCATGGGGAGCTTGCTCAGAATGGCATCCCCGTAGTGTTCGGAAAAGTGACTCAGGGTGGGATGGAACTGGAAGTCCATTTTCAGATGATCCGCCAGTAGCCGCACCTGATCTATTCCACCGCTTCGTGCCCTTTCTACATCCAGTTCCTGTAGCGCTACCACATCAGGGTTAAATGAGGCGATGACCTCCGCGATGCGGCCTTCATCCAGACGCGCATCCGTACCTACACAGCCATGCACATTGTAGGTCATCACACGGAGGGTTGATGTGATGCTCATGAATGACAACTTGGGTCTGACAGTTTCTCGCTGGTCTGTAGTGAGGGTGATGCATTTATCTTTGTGAAGTTTTAGCTGGAGGGGACATCTCTTGCATTTGTTCGAGAGCCTCTTTGCGGTCTTCATCGGTGACCTTGGAATGATTTTCCTTGTTGGCCAAGTCAGCGGCCATCTGTTCAATCTGATCAGTGCCACCCAATTGAGAGTCCTGATCCTGGCTCGTAGATGGAAGATGTTTTTTCATAATGTCTGTGGATACAGATACGCATGTGCGACGGCCTTCGGTCCTGCTCGTTTTAAGAGGCACTTCAATACATCCATGTCCTGTTACGGCGGCGAATCACATGAGCAGCCGAGGCTCTTTCTGTGCCCAGACTGCCAACACTAACCATCCGATATCCTATGAAATCCTATTCGATTAAAACCCTGGGAGCTGCTCTGGTCTGTGCTTTCGCAGGCCTTTCCCTTGTGACTACACAAATTCATGCTGCAGATCCAAAAAGCACTCTGAACACTGGCGATGAAGCGTTCGTGAAGGCCGCTTCTCAACACGGCATGGGCGAAGTCCAAATTGCCGCTCTGGGTGTCAAAAAATCTTCTCGTGAAGATGTGCGGGCACTGGCTGAAAAGCTGGTGACTGATCATGGTGCAGCCAATACCGAGCTTGCCACGCTGGCCAAAACCAAAGGCGTGATGATCTCGGCCGTCACGGATCCGAATGATACGGAGACCATGAAGGAACTCGAAAACACGAATTCAGGCGAGGCCTTTGATAAAGCCTTTCTTGCCCAGCTCGAAGACGACCATGAGGCCTCTATCGACCTCTTTGAAGAGGCTGCTAAAGACTCTGCCGATGCAGAAGTCAAAGCATGGGCTGCTAAAATGCTGCCAACTCTCCGCGCTCATCTGAGCGAAATTCAGGCAGCCATTAAAAAGTAACCATCCACATCTTCTGACCGCAGTTTGATCTGCCTTTAGAATGCCCTGGCGGTGATGACGGACCTTTAGGCCTGCTCTCACCGCCAGGGTTGTTTCAGCCTCTCTAGCTCGTTATTCGATTTTTTGTTATGCCTCCACCACCTCCTCTGCCCAAAAAACTCGCTGGCCTACTGGTGCCGGTTTTTGCCATGCGCCGCACGGATGACATGGGCATCGGTGACACCCAAGCAGTCATCGAAACCATTGACTTCTGTGCTGCCAATCAATTCGCCGTCCTTCAGTTGCTGCCTATACACGAAACGGTTGGAGACCACAGCCCTTACAATCCCATCAGTTCTAGGGCTCTTTCACCTGCCCTCCTGACCCTGCATCCTGATTGGGTGCCAGGATTGAGTGAGGAAATCATCAAGCGGCATGCTACAGAATCCTGGCTCATCCAGCTCAGGGAAGGACCTGTAAAACACCTGTCTGTCCATGCCTTGAAATTGCAAATCTTGATGGATGCTGCCAAGTCCTTTGAAGAGCAGATGGATGACTTTACTGCTTTGGCTGAAGACTTCAAAGCATTTCAAGATCAGGAGGATCAGTGGCTACCGGCCTATACACTTTTTCGCGTGCTCGTTCATGAATATGAAGGCAACACTCATTGGGAGCAGTGGCGGCCGGAGCATCATAGCCTAGCTTTGGCAGAGTCTTGGTTTGCAGCCCATGCCGACAATGCGCGCCTAGCTTCACTCAGACGTGCTTTTGCATTCGTTCAATGGGTAGCCCATCGGCAGTGGCTGCAGGTGCGGACGCATGCTGAAGCCCAGAGTATCAAGCTGATGGGGGAAATGTCATTCGGTGTCTCCAAAAGCAGTGCGGATGTCTGGAGCCGACCTGAGCTTTTCGATACAGAATGGAGCATGGGTACACGGCCGGTGTCTTATTTTGATACCAATAAAGACTCCGAGCGCTGGGGACAAAATTGGGGGTTGCCGCCCTACCGTTGGGAAAACCATCGCTCAGAGAAATTCGCCTGGCTCCGAGGGCGAATGAGTTCTGAAGCAAAGTACTTTCATATCTGTCGGCTCGACCATCTAAGAGGCTATTTCCGCGCCTACATGTTTCCATGGCAGGGCGGTCCTCAGCATGCCGAATTTGCCACCTTGAGTGAAGAGGAGGCCTTTCTCAAAACCAATGGTCGCTTGCCCCGTTTTGTCCCTGGGCCAGATGATGAGGAGACCACGGCGCAGATGAATGACCTGCAAGGCCGTGAACTTATCTCCATCATGCAGGAGGCTGCTGGCGAAATGGGACTGATGGCCGAGCTGATGGGAATGATGCCAGACTACATGAGACAGGCATTGGAAGACCTCCAGATGCCAAATTTAACTTTCCCACTTTTGGAGAAGGATGACGAAGGGCATCTTCTTCATCAGGAAAATTTCCGTCCTCTCAGTCTCGTCTCCTATGGGAACCATGACCACGCACCGCTGGCAGCAGTCTATGCCCGCCTTCATGAGGGGATGGGAAAGGATATGTCTGAAATGTCTGGAGACCTTCGCAACCTTCTGGCCTTTGCCGGTTGGTCAGGTTCCCCGCCTGATACGCTCACCAGCGAGCTGCTTTCCGCTTTGCAAAAATCCTTGTTTGAGACGCCCTGCCTGCTGGCTGTTCTCATGTGCACGGATCTTATCGGCACTGCACAGCGCTTTAATCTGCCTGGCAGTTATGGAAGCATGACCTGGTGTGAGCGCCTGGAATTGCCCTGGGACGGACTGTGCAGCCATCCAGTTTATGGGGCGCGCATTAAGGAAGCTGTCCAATGGGTGTTGCAATCTGGGCGTGCCCCAGATTGAGATCGCCATGACTTTATTCGAACCTCCGAATTAAACTCGCCTTCGATACATGCCGATACATCCGCGCATCATGCAATAAACGATATTTCAAAAAGTAGAATGTTTAACACGGACCTGTCACCTCCAACGCTTGAAAATGGCTGCCACTTATGTTAAAAACAAATCAGCATTCCGGCTTAAACGCTCCTAAAAACTCGGCGAAAGAGATCGTGAAAAATCCTCCAAATCCATCCGAACCTGGCGCCGGGAAAGAGCAGTCTTTCCCAACTAAATCTTCATCCTTCTCAGAGCCAGCTCTGGTGCTCGTGGTGGATGATCAAGCTAGAAACCTGCAAATAGTCAAAAAAGTACTTACCTTTGATGGTTATCAGGTGACGACAGCGGAGAGTGGTAGTGAAGCGCTAAAAAGCATTGCTGTTCGTCGTCCAGATCTCATTCTTTTGGATGTGGTGATGCCGGAAATGGACGGATTTCAGGTCTGTGAGCAGATCAAAGAAAATCCCGCTACCCACGATATTCCTATCGTCTTCCTATCAGCGGATACGGAGCATCGTTCCATCATGACCGCCTTCTCCAAAGGCGGCATTGATTACGTGCCCAAGCCTTTTAATAAGGCGGAACTCCTGGCTCGCGTGCGGACCCATGTGGATCTTTACCGCAGCCAGAAGCGCCATACAAAGGAGATCGCTGAGCGTCAGCGCACTCTTCACATCATTGCTCATGAGTGGCATAAACCCTTGCAGCGCATCTTCCTGTTTTTGTCGAAGATCCAGGACCTTTCAGATTCCACCCTGCCAGAGACGCGCATTGCCTTAAGCAAAGAGGCCACGCGGGACACAGAGCGCATGCTTGCTTCCATTGAAGACTTTCTGCATCAGCAGTCGCCGGATGGCAGCGCTACCGCTGAGTCATCCTCAGGATGGCTGACGACAGATGATCTCAAATCCATGGCCGGTAAGTGGTATGTCACGGCCAAGCGCAAACTCGTAGAACTAGTGCTTTTCGCTCCCTCTGTCCCGATTTCCATTCCTGTGGCGATGCCCTTTGCCATTCACCAAATTGTGGATGCCGTCATCTCCAATGCGGTTAACTTTACTCCCCAGACGGGACGTATCGAAGTCCGTATTTTTGAGGAAAATCAGCGCATCGTTCTGCGCGTGGAGGATGAGGGTCCAGGTTTTTCTGACGACTATCTGCGCCGTAAATTTCAGCCCTACATGCGCCCTGGCACCGAGCCGCCATCGGCCGCCCTCGGAGTCGGTCTCGCCGCTGCCAAACGAATCGCTGACCGTATTCATGCCACACTAACTATTGGCAACCGTGTGCGGGCCGACGGCGGTGGATGTGTGACTGTGGAATTTCCTGCGGCCGATGAATTGGCCCAGCTCAAAGCAGCCCCCGCTGTAAAACCACGCAAAGCTTCAGCAAATGGGCGTAAAAAGGTCGCTGGCAGTTAGTTAGACCTTTATTCGTCTTCTTATTCGACTGGCACTTCCAGCCAGCTTAAATCCGGTCCTGAGGGGACAATTTTGGACGGATTGATATCTTCATGCGTCATGTAATAATGGCGCTTGATATGGTCCATATTGACCGTCTCGGAAATGCCGGGCTGGTGGTATAATCGCCGAAGATACCGCGAAAGCTGGGGATAGTCTTTGATCTGCCGGATGTTGCACTTGAAGTGCCCATGATAAACGGCATCGAAACGGATCAGAGTACAAAACATCCGCCAGTCTGATTCCACGGCCTCTTTCCCCATGAGGTAAGGCTCGTTCCGGTTGGCTAGACGTGATTCCAATTCATCGAGTGCTATAAAAAGCTCCCGCACCGCCTGTTTATACACCGCTTGCGAGGTTGCAAACCCAGCTTTGTAAACGCCGTTGTTGACCTTCTCGTAAATGAAGGCACTCAAAGCTTTCTGCTCTTCTGCATGCTCAGTCGGGAACAGGTTGCAGCGGCGAGTATGGCAAGTCTCGAACCCGTGGACAAACATTCGGCAAATATCGTCCTCCGAGTTGTTGACGATCAGTTTTCTTTCGCGATCCCACAACACCGGCACTGTGATCCGGCCTTTGAATTGAGGATCAGTTGCGTGATAGGCCTCCGATAAGAATTCAAAGCCGTTGACCTCATCTCGCGAATGTCCATCGCCTTCATGAAAAGCCCAGCCCCGCTCATCTCTTACGGGATCTGCAACAGTCACGCTGACAGTCTCCTCGAGTCCCAAAAGATGCCGCACAATCAAGGTGCGATGAGCCCATGGACAGGCCAGCGATACATACAGATGGTAACGCCGCTTCTCAGGGGGAAATCCAGTCACACCATCAGGGGTGATCCATTGACGGAATGCATCTTCCTGGCGGGTGAATTCGCCATCATTACTTTGTTCGTTAGGGAACTGGGCCATCGCAATTCAATGTTAAGGTGTTCAGTCTGGAGGAGCTACAAGGATATCTTGTGAATGGCTGATCTTAGGGGTAGCAGAAGCCGGTGCTGGCAGCCAGGTGGCGTGGCATTTCCGGCAGTAAAACTTCTTTTTGAAAAGCCCCAGATCGCTTGCCCACTCGATCAAGAGAGGCGTGATGAGAAACTTGCGGGTAAACTGGGGGTATTCCACCGCAAGGGAGCTGCATTCAGGGCAGCTAAAGATATGATTGCAAATGGGGTCATTTTCATCCTGTAGATCTTGAATGATGGATACCGCCTGGGAGTAAGCGGCCTCATCCACCTGAAGAATGAAATGCCCGAGTGGTTTTGTGAGGAACAGAAAGCGCTGCATATCACTTTCGTCATGAACGCGGGTTTTGATGCCTCGCCCCGCGAGTTTCTCGGCCAGTTGTTCCGCTTCCCGCAGACGATCCATGGTTGCCAGATTGATGATGTTCATAATAGTGAAAAGTGATTTGAAAGGATTCGTGCGGCTCAACGTGGCCGCGCTTGCTGAAATTCGTCACGGCCAGCTTGGCGGCTCCAAACGATACGGTTTTCGCAAGCTGCAATGCTTTGGCCCATGCAAATCGTCATACCATGCAGGTCTGCATGATGAGGGATGATTATTAATGTGTTGAAAATCAACAATTTAACCATCGTGGCACACGAGGTATGGGCTGTGCATAAGAGGAAAGGGACATCGTGCTTCACTGCACATCTCCACAATTAACCATTGCGCTCACTTTCCTCATGAACATTGCCCCTACTTCCTCCTACGTTGATAAAGATGATGAAACTCTGATGGCATGCTTGGCCGCCAAAGAGCCAAATGCACTCTGGGTCCTCCATCAGCGTTATCATTCAATCCTGAAGTCCATCATCATCTCAGTGATTCACGATGAAACGGATGCCGATGATGTGCTGCAGGAAGTCTTCATTCAGATCTGGACGCATGCGGCTAATTTCTCCTCCTCGAAAGGTAAGGCTGCAGGCTGGCTTATTACCCTGGCTCGTCGCCGCGCCATTGACCGCCTTCGTCAGCGTCACGCCTACCACCTCGCTACTGAGCGTCTGGAAAAGGCATCCAAGCCTTCCAACGCTTATGAAATCGAAAGCGCTGAGCATGATATCGAGCGCCAGGATACCCAAAACTATCTCAACCAGCTTCTTCAGCAATTGCCAGTGCCGCAAAAGGAAGTGGTCATCCTCGCCCACCTGCACGGCATGAGCCAGCGCCAGATCGCAGTGCACATGAGCCTGCCTCTGGGCACAGTCAAAACACGCCTTGAACTGGGCATGCGCAAACTTTGCCACGTCGCTTGCGCCGCTCATCACAAGGTGATGTAATTGATTCCTAACTCTGACTGAACCGAATTCTGGAAAACTCCGGGATTCGGTTCAGTCGTTTTTATTGATAGCGACCAAATAATCAAAAGCGCGGCGGGCACGCACAAGAGTGTCATGGATGGATTCTCCATGATATCCTGCCAGCTCCAGAATGAGGGATCCTTTGAACTGATTCCTCTTCAGTTCGCCCAATAGCCAGGGCCAGTCGATCCTGCCTTCCCCCGGATTAAGATGGGCATCACTGTTTCCCAGGTTATCATTCGCATGCAGCATCTTGAGATGCCCGGAAAGCTTGTGCACCACCGACCCCAGCTCTCCTGCCAGATTAGCATGCCCCGTGTCCAGGCACGTACCCACATTGCATTCCCGTATCTGGCCTAACAAATAAAGCATATCGCTTGTGTGGCCGAACAAAAGATGCGGAAGCATGTTTTCCAGCAGCAGATTCACGCCCAGATCCGTGCATCGTCGGGCCACCAGGTTTAAGGATTCCGCCGCGTGGTTCATGTGCTGGAGGAATTCCTCCTCCGGTGGTCGGCCCTCCCTTTCTGGGCCAGGGTGCAGCACGATGTTGCGCGCTCCCATCACCGCCGCTGCCTCACAGGCCACGATGAGCTCATTCACCGCTCCACGCCTCGTCGGCTCATGCAGGGAGGTGATGTCAATGTGGTCAGCAAAAGGCGCGTGAAAGGAAAAGGGATGCAGTTCCAGTGCACGCATGCGTTCGCCCGCTTCACGCACCTGATCCTTTTGATGATAGTCCAGATGCTTTGGAAATGAGCAGATTTCGATCTGGCGAAATCCGCTGGCGTGGATGTCATCCAGCACTTCAAAAATACTGCGATGATAAAAGCATCCGGTGGAAAGTCCGATGGGCCATTGGTTCATAACATGGGATGGGTGAGGAGGGTTTGACGAAGGGGTGCCAGGCAACTCCCAGCATCACAGGGGGAAAGACAAAAACCTTTTTCGCGCGTGGAGACGCAGTTGAAATCCACCAGCTCATCCAGGCCGGTGGCGCGCAGTCCCGCAAACACCCGCGTATAAAAATCCGCCCGGATAGCCGCACTGTAGTCTCCCCAGTTCATCCCCCAGCCATAGCCAGAGTTTTCAAACTTGGAGCGGATATAGCCGGCGATATGTCGCGGATGCCAGCCTTTCGCTAAAAGGCTCCGGGTGATGAGTTGCATTCCGGCTGGTTTCAGCAGTCGATCATTCGGATCTTCCACCAGCGAGCGCATGCACGGCGGCAGCAGATACCCCGGAGTCTGGTGATAAGTCTCCGGCCAGCGTTCTTCCGGGTCATGATGATCGGAGTAAAAGTATTCGTGAAAGCGCTTCAGCGGAGAGCCCAGGTATTCATCCAGCAGCTTGCCCGTACCATGAGTTTCATCAGGGATGCGTACACAGGCACGCTTGGCCAGTTCTCTCACTTCCGCTTCCACCTGGCGCACTTGGAGCGCCAGCTTCACATCCATTTCATGCAGCGGCACCACTCTCACCAGGGGGATTTGGTCGCGCACATCATCTCCCAGTCCCTGCATCCACGGCTTTAAATAATAAGTGAATGGCTGGCGGATCATCCGAGAGTAAAGCGGATCTCCATACTCAGAAATGTCCACGGAGACGATTTCCCTCCGCCCCGTGCGCCCAGGCCCCACGTGCACCGCCGTGATCTCCACGGGGATGTCCATCAGCGATGCCGCATCCGCTTTGATCCTTTGCGCCATGTACTCCAGCAGCAGTGACTGAGCGCCAAAGGCACTTTGGGCTTTCGCATCGATCTGCTGGGCAAACTCCGGTGGCACCTGCTCCACACACTGGCTGCGAAATTCAGGGGCAGGGTCCAGCAACTCCAGTCGCCTGGCCACATCGGAATCGCGTCCGATCCGCCACACAAAATGGTGTCCTTGACCCGTCAGGATGTGCAGCGGACGGATGCCCCAGTGCAGCAGCAGGCACTCGATCACCTTCACCACCGGCTCTTGGATTTCAAAAGCACGCACTGGGTCCAGGTGCGCCTCAGCAGGTGAATCGAAGTTCACATACTCAATGTCCAGGTGGAACAGCAGGGAATGGGTATCCCCCAGCGATCTCGCGATATCCAGGTCCCGTTCCAAAAACCAATCCAGCTCCTGGGGTGGACGCAACTGGCTTCGGTGGAAAAGGCATCCATCAGAATGGGTGACATAAGCAGCCGTCACTTGATCCAGCGTTTCACCGCCTAAAAATTCGATCAAACGCTGCCGGATAGCATCATCCCGGTAAAAAGGTGTCATCCAGGTTAATCGTGTCAGGCACCTCCTCCGCGTGCTGCTCCCCGCAGCTTATTCCTCCCACCGGATGTTAAACGGATCCAGCCATACGGGGCAGGGGATGCGAACCCTCCTTGAACCCCACCCCCAATACCATGAACAACACTGCCCCCTGCGAAACCTGCGGAAACGTTTACGACAAAGCCTTCACGGTGACTCTCCACGGTCAGCCACATGTTTTTGACAGCTTTGAATGCGCCATCCATGCCTTGGCTCCTATCTGTGAGCATTGTGATTGCCGCATCATTGGCCACGGGGTGGAGTCGGAGGGTAAGATCTTCTGCTGTGCCCATTGTGCCACCCATGCTGGGGAGCGCGGGCTCAAGGATCGTCAGTGAAAAAAGAAGGAGTGAAGGCACAGCCCTCACTCCTTCAAATAGAATACTCGTATTTAAGGACTAGGTCGTCTCCAGCCCACG
Coding sequences:
- a CDS encoding sugar phosphate isomerase/epimerase family protein, with the protein product MNQWPIGLSTGCFYHRSIFEVLDDIHASGFRQIEICSFPKHLDYHQKDQVREAGERMRALELHPFSFHAPFADHIDITSLHEPTRRGAVNELIVACEAAAVMGARNIVLHPGPEREGRPPEEEFLQHMNHAAESLNLVARRCTDLGVNLLLENMLPHLLFGHTSDMLYLLGQIRECNVGTCLDTGHANLAGELGSVVHKLSGHLKMLHANDNLGNSDAHLNPGEGRIDWPWLLGELKRNQFKGSLILELAGYHGESIHDTLVRARRAFDYLVAINKND